A stretch of Carnobacteriaceae bacterium zg-C25 DNA encodes these proteins:
- a CDS encoding ABC transporter ATP-binding protein — protein sequence MMQKFIEVNQLSVFAKNNPEQKLVNNVSFSLAKGSVLGLVGESGSGKSLSVKSLMGILPENLDMTYDQLNFNGDSIQKNEKIPFAMIFQDPMTSLNPLRTIGFHLLEIIERFEKITGEQAIQQAVAMLDKVGITQPELRMRQYPFELSGGMRQRVMIAMALLAKPEVLIADEPTTALDVTIQLQILSLILKLQKEMGLTVIIVSHDFGVIASLCDDVVVMNNGLVVESGTVDDIFTQAQHPYTKRLMALARFETDVPNYIAPQQTELVKVSQTHFVRKEVSHD from the coding sequence ATGATGCAAAAATTTATTGAAGTTAATCAGTTAAGTGTCTTTGCAAAAAACAATCCTGAACAAAAGCTTGTCAACAATGTTTCCTTTAGTCTTGCCAAAGGGAGTGTATTAGGTCTTGTTGGGGAGTCTGGAAGTGGTAAAAGTTTAAGTGTAAAAAGTTTAATGGGTATTTTGCCCGAAAATTTAGACATGACGTATGACCAGTTAAATTTTAATGGTGATTCCATACAAAAAAATGAAAAGATACCATTTGCCATGATTTTTCAAGATCCGATGACGTCTTTAAATCCGTTGCGTACCATTGGATTTCATTTATTGGAAATTATTGAGCGATTTGAAAAAATAACGGGTGAACAGGCCATTCAGCAGGCCGTTGCGATGTTGGATAAGGTGGGTATCACACAACCGGAATTACGCATGCGTCAATATCCTTTTGAATTATCTGGTGGTATGCGCCAGCGTGTCATGATTGCTATGGCACTTTTAGCAAAACCTGAAGTATTAATTGCTGATGAACCCACAACGGCATTAGATGTAACCATTCAGTTGCAAATTTTATCGCTTATTTTAAAGTTGCAAAAAGAAATGGGCTTGACGGTTATTATTGTATCTCATGATTTTGGTGTGATTGCCAGTCTATGTGATGATGTTGTCGTGATGAATAACGGACTAGTTGTCGAAAGTGGAACGGTTGATGATATCTTTACACAAGCACAACACCCTTACACGAAACGATTGATGGCACTTGCCCGATTTGAAACAGATGTTCCTAATTATATAGCGCCACAACAAACCGAATTGGTTAAGGTATCACAGACACATTTTGTAAGAAAAGAGGTATCGCATGACTAA
- a CDS encoding ABC transporter ATP-binding protein, whose product MTKPLMTLENVTKVYKSKDFQGKVHEQYAVNGVSLTIYQGETLGLVGESGSGKSTLGKLLLNFETLTSGKIERHLKDDKSMQIIFQDPYASLNPKQSALESVKEALWFETDKVSVEKKAREVLELVGITGEDVHKLPKHFSGGQRQRIGIARAVISNPDFIVCDEPTSALDVSIQAQIVQLLADLKDKLGLSYLFVTHDLSLVSHISDRIAVMYQGHLVELATTKQLFDNPQHEYTKKLLSAHLSVDPNFAKQQLIDFATTPQPVITLSQQFEWVEVEPNHFVRRGV is encoded by the coding sequence ATGACTAAACCGCTAATGACATTAGAAAATGTGACGAAAGTTTATAAAAGTAAAGATTTTCAAGGTAAAGTACACGAGCAATACGCCGTCAACGGTGTGTCTTTAACGATTTATCAAGGTGAAACGCTTGGCTTGGTTGGTGAATCGGGCAGTGGAAAAAGTACATTAGGTAAATTGTTGTTGAATTTTGAAACGTTGACAAGTGGAAAAATTGAGCGCCATTTAAAAGATGACAAATCAATGCAAATTATTTTTCAAGATCCGTATGCGTCTTTAAATCCTAAACAAAGTGCTTTAGAAAGTGTGAAAGAAGCGTTGTGGTTTGAAACGGACAAAGTAAGCGTCGAGAAAAAAGCAAGAGAAGTTCTTGAATTGGTTGGCATTACGGGAGAAGATGTCCATAAATTGCCAAAGCATTTTAGTGGTGGACAGCGCCAACGTATTGGTATTGCACGTGCCGTCATTTCAAATCCGGATTTCATTGTGTGTGATGAACCAACTTCAGCGCTAGATGTATCGATTCAAGCGCAAATTGTACAGTTGTTGGCCGATTTGAAAGACAAATTAGGTTTATCCTATTTATTTGTGACGCACGATCTATCTCTTGTATCACACATTAGTGATCGCATTGCGGTAATGTATCAAGGTCATTTAGTGGAGTTGGCAACAACAAAGCAATTGTTTGATAATCCGCAGCACGAATACACTAAAAAATTATTGTCGGCTCACTTATCCGTTGATCCAAATTTTGCTAAGCAGCAATTAATTGATTTTGCAACGACACCACAACCTGTCATTACGTTAAGCCAGCAATTTGAATGGGTTGAAGTGGAGCCAAATCATTTTGTACGTAGAGGTGTATAA
- a CDS encoding OsmC family protein, with amino-acid sequence MSEKIVLQQGIKGFELSVQDAPNWVMLREVGYSPVQSMVASIGACGGYVYQELLRNSNVPFTFHRVELAYERHDDNVGALSKVTVTFVVSVEESVQAKASAIVKLVSRYCPVIQSLNPAIQLEEYVEFI; translated from the coding sequence ATGAGTGAAAAAATTGTTTTGCAACAAGGGATAAAAGGGTTTGAATTAAGTGTGCAAGATGCGCCAAATTGGGTCATGCTGCGTGAAGTTGGGTATTCTCCTGTACAAAGTATGGTCGCTTCGATTGGTGCTTGCGGGGGATACGTGTATCAAGAGTTGCTACGAAATTCAAACGTTCCGTTTACTTTTCATCGTGTAGAACTCGCTTATGAGCGTCATGATGACAACGTAGGGGCGTTATCAAAAGTGACGGTAACATTTGTTGTCAGTGTTGAAGAGAGCGTTCAAGCAAAAGCCAGCGCTATCGTCAAATTAGTATCACGCTATTGTCCTGTTATACAATCCTTAAATCCTGCCATTCAATTAGAAGAATATGTTGAATTTATTTAA
- a CDS encoding galactokinase: MVNELKKDFQALFHRDDASEFFAPGRINLIGEHTDYNGGYVFPCAITIGTYALAAKRDDRIVRVASKNFEQSGIVAFSLDDLSKKEGDDWVAYVKGVLYHLEQAGYTLPTGLDILFFGNIPNGSGLSSSASFELLIGKVSKALYNLAISPLDLVKLGKTVENEYIGVNSGIMDQFAIGMGKKDCAIRLDCNTLDYTYVPVVLGDYRIVIMNTNKRRELADSKYNERFAETRIALKEAQSVRDIQTLADLTNEDFEAIKGVFSTDLILKRARHAVSENQRTIEASEKLRQGDLLGFGELMKQSHLSTQHDYEVTGIELDTLVHTAWAQEGVIGARMTGAGFGGCAIALVHKDYIEKVTAAIEEAYVSKIGYKPSFYIAQIGDGAFSEYID, translated from the coding sequence ATGGTAAATGAGTTAAAAAAAGATTTTCAAGCGTTATTTCATCGTGATGATGCCAGCGAATTTTTTGCGCCTGGGCGTATCAATTTAATTGGTGAACATACAGATTATAACGGGGGGTATGTTTTTCCATGTGCCATTACAATTGGAACGTACGCACTCGCAGCAAAACGTGATGATCGTATTGTCAGAGTAGCTTCTAAAAATTTTGAACAATCCGGCATTGTTGCTTTTTCTTTAGACGATTTGTCCAAAAAAGAAGGGGATGATTGGGTAGCCTATGTTAAAGGTGTTTTGTATCATTTAGAGCAAGCAGGGTATACATTACCAACAGGTTTAGACATTTTATTTTTTGGAAACATTCCTAATGGCTCGGGGTTATCGTCTTCTGCATCATTTGAATTATTAATTGGAAAAGTGTCTAAAGCACTATACAATTTAGCGATTTCACCGCTTGATTTAGTAAAATTAGGTAAAACCGTAGAAAATGAATATATCGGCGTCAACTCTGGGATTATGGATCAATTTGCCATTGGTATGGGGAAAAAAGATTGTGCCATTCGCCTAGATTGTAATACGCTAGACTATACGTATGTACCGGTTGTTTTAGGTGATTATCGTATTGTCATTATGAATACTAATAAACGTCGTGAATTGGCTGATAGTAAATATAACGAACGTTTTGCTGAAACACGCATTGCTTTAAAAGAAGCGCAAAGTGTTCGCGATATTCAAACACTCGCCGATTTAACCAATGAAGATTTTGAAGCAATTAAAGGCGTCTTTTCTACAGATTTGATTTTAAAACGCGCGCGTCATGCTGTTAGTGAAAATCAACGGACAATTGAAGCGTCTGAAAAATTACGTCAAGGCGATTTGCTTGGCTTTGGTGAACTGATGAAACAATCCCATTTGTCTACACAACACGATTATGAAGTGACAGGCATTGAGCTAGATACACTAGTGCATACTGCGTGGGCGCAAGAAGGCGTTATCGGTGCACGTATGACAGGAGCAGGTTTTGGAGGTTGTGCCATTGCGCTAGTCCATAAAGACTATATTGAAAAAGTAACGGCTGCCATTGAAGAGGCATATGTGTCTAAAATTGGATACAAACCATCATTTTACATTGCTCAAATTGGTGATGGTGCCTTTAGTGAGTATATTGATTAG
- a CDS encoding glucose-6-phosphate dehydrogenase: MNKIKDIPVLITLFGATGDLAKRKLYPALFRLFKKGFLQNRFAVIGTARREWTHDFFRNVVLESISKISGETQEKEAFVQHFFYQAHNVNNVQEYNLLKNLATSLDEQFHLENNRIFYLAMAPEFFGTISKHLKGQQLLSDNGFNRLIIEKPFGTNLETAIELNDQLAKTFHEDQIYRIDHYLGKEMVQNINALRYSNVLFEAMWNNKYIDNVQITLAESVGVEERAGYYDTSGALRDMVQNHIFQILSLLVMEPPVRMNGTEVRREKVKALRSLRIEDEQSIQKHFVRAQYISNGTEVGYLDEQGVAENSRTETFVAGKIMIDNFRWSGVPFYIRTGKRLQSKDTVVHIQFKPLTMNLFKSNTNQEIAPNVLTFHIQPENGVSLNLNIKEPGLSKDIVRSPLVNIINEADTKDIPEAYERLILECLNGHTTNFAHREEVELSWQFIDTIRNAWDNDTTSTIPTYVVGTMGPSESHDLLAEDGFVWHSCDTTHCL, encoded by the coding sequence ATGAATAAAATAAAAGACATTCCAGTATTAATTACACTTTTTGGTGCAACTGGTGACCTTGCTAAAAGAAAGTTATACCCTGCACTCTTTCGATTGTTTAAAAAAGGTTTTTTACAAAATCGATTCGCCGTAATTGGTACAGCACGTCGTGAATGGACGCACGATTTTTTTAGAAATGTCGTCCTAGAATCCATCAGTAAAATCTCTGGAGAGACGCAAGAAAAAGAGGCGTTTGTACAACACTTTTTTTACCAAGCACATAATGTCAATAACGTTCAAGAATATAATCTATTAAAAAATTTAGCCACATCACTTGATGAACAATTTCATCTAGAAAATAATCGCATTTTTTATTTAGCGATGGCTCCTGAATTTTTTGGTACGATTTCAAAACATTTAAAAGGCCAACAACTTTTAAGCGACAACGGCTTTAATCGCCTAATTATTGAAAAACCATTTGGAACAAACTTAGAAACAGCCATTGAATTAAACGATCAATTGGCAAAAACTTTCCATGAAGACCAAATTTACCGTATTGATCATTATTTGGGTAAAGAAATGGTACAAAATATCAACGCTCTACGTTATTCGAACGTCTTGTTTGAAGCAATGTGGAACAATAAATACATTGACAACGTTCAAATTACATTAGCCGAATCAGTGGGTGTGGAAGAACGGGCTGGCTACTACGATACAAGTGGTGCGTTAAGAGATATGGTACAAAACCATATTTTCCAAATTCTCTCACTGCTCGTCATGGAACCACCAGTAAGAATGAACGGTACAGAAGTTCGTCGTGAAAAAGTTAAAGCTTTACGCTCTTTACGTATTGAAGATGAACAAAGCATACAAAAACATTTTGTACGCGCTCAATATATTTCAAACGGCACAGAAGTAGGCTATTTAGATGAACAAGGGGTAGCAGAAAATTCACGTACAGAAACGTTCGTTGCGGGAAAAATTATGATTGATAATTTTAGATGGTCAGGTGTACCATTCTATATCCGTACGGGTAAACGTCTGCAATCAAAAGATACGGTCGTGCATATTCAATTTAAACCGCTAACCATGAACTTATTCAAATCTAACACTAATCAAGAAATCGCACCAAATGTGCTGACGTTCCATATCCAACCAGAAAATGGTGTGTCTTTAAACTTAAACATTAAAGAACCGGGTCTATCCAAAGATATTGTACGTTCTCCGTTAGTGAATATCATTAACGAGGCGGACACAAAAGATATTCCAGAAGCGTATGAACGTTTAATTTTAGAATGTTTAAATGGACACACAACAAACTTTGCACACCGCGAAGAAGTGGAATTATCATGGCAATTTATTGATACGATTAGAAACGCTTGGGACAATGATACAACTAGTACGATACCAACCTATGTCGTTGGTACGATGGGACCGAGTGAAAGTCACGACCTTTTAGCCGAAGATGGATTTGTTTGGCACTCATGCGATACAACACATTGTTTATAA